The following proteins are encoded in a genomic region of Thioclava nitratireducens:
- a CDS encoding PaaI family thioesterase translates to MPDQYFAEGPEDFLPLEEVLSMSGLDYVRKMVTGDVPSPTVQKLMAYRITEAEEGRVVCRGTPGHPQTNGYGGIHGGWYAMMLDTVMTCSVITGLKKGQTQTTLEFKVNLIRAIKPGTEVIGVGQLDHIGRSTGVARGEIRGAEDGRLYATGTATCFVMTPDL, encoded by the coding sequence ATGCCCGACCAATATTTCGCCGAAGGCCCCGAAGATTTCCTCCCACTCGAGGAGGTGCTTTCGATGTCGGGGCTCGACTACGTTCGCAAGATGGTGACGGGCGACGTTCCCTCCCCCACCGTGCAGAAGCTGATGGCCTATCGGATCACCGAGGCCGAGGAAGGCCGCGTCGTCTGCCGCGGGACGCCGGGCCATCCGCAGACCAACGGCTATGGCGGCATTCACGGCGGCTGGTATGCGATGATGCTAGATACGGTGATGACCTGTTCGGTGATCACCGGACTGAAGAAGGGTCAGACGCAGACCACGCTCGAATTCAAGGTGAACCTGATCCGCGCGATCAAGCCCGGCACCGAGGTGATCGGCGTGGGACAGCTCGATCACATCGGCCGGTCAACCGGCGTCGCGCGGGGTGAGATCCGGGGCGCCGAGGATGGACGCCTCTACGCGACCGGCACCGCCACCTGTTTCGTCATGACGCCTGACCTCTGA
- a CDS encoding DUF2235 domain-containing protein: MRGLFERVISALRRRSPERAEARSAAGAGRGPVDHVVLLDGTLGSLRADRLTSIGLIYRFLRRAAPKVSVYYGRGLRWRDWHDMSDVWFGWGVNQQISRAYGWLAMRYRPGDRIFLIGYSRGGFAARSLAGMIGRIGLLRPEHAIERNTRLAWRHYEEETPADVLQSFRNSLCHENVEIEMVGAFDTVQALGIRVPFFWIVNEERVRFHDHHLSDHVRHGFQALALDERRSVLEPLVWESDEGASDADSPATRIEQRWFRGAHGDIGGMLGHFADARPLANIPLVWMLERAESLGLSLPPGWQAEFPRDPNAPSVGTWTGWGKLFWLRAPRVVGRDPSEGLHESVVLPEGSRAIFRPRILRPEIRRLARRSEPVSEVRRHDETGGGAGRVEASILGAPDLTPRDAG; encoded by the coding sequence ATGCGCGGTCTCTTCGAGCGTGTGATCTCTGCCCTGCGCCGCCGCAGCCCGGAACGGGCCGAGGCGCGCTCGGCGGCAGGCGCGGGCCGTGGCCCGGTCGATCATGTCGTGTTGCTCGACGGGACGCTCGGCTCGCTGCGCGCCGACCGGCTGACCTCGATCGGGCTGATCTATCGCTTCCTGCGCCGGGCAGCGCCGAAAGTCTCGGTCTATTACGGGCGCGGCCTGCGCTGGCGCGACTGGCACGACATGTCGGATGTCTGGTTCGGCTGGGGCGTGAATCAGCAGATCTCCCGCGCCTATGGCTGGCTCGCGATGCGCTACCGCCCGGGCGACCGCATCTTCCTGATCGGCTATTCCCGGGGCGGCTTCGCTGCGCGCTCGCTGGCGGGGATGATCGGGCGGATCGGTCTGTTGCGCCCGGAGCATGCGATCGAACGCAACACGCGGCTTGCATGGCGCCACTACGAGGAAGAGACGCCCGCGGACGTCCTCCAAAGCTTCCGCAACAGCCTGTGCCACGAGAATGTCGAGATCGAGATGGTCGGCGCCTTTGATACGGTTCAGGCGCTGGGCATTCGCGTGCCGTTCTTCTGGATCGTCAACGAGGAGCGCGTGCGCTTTCACGACCACCACCTGAGCGACCATGTGCGCCACGGGTTTCAGGCGCTCGCGCTCGACGAGCGGCGCTCTGTGCTGGAGCCGCTGGTGTGGGAAAGCGACGAGGGCGCTTCCGACGCCGATTCTCCCGCGACTCGGATCGAGCAGCGCTGGTTTCGCGGCGCCCATGGCGATATCGGCGGGATGCTCGGGCATTTCGCGGATGCGCGCCCGCTCGCCAATATTCCGCTCGTGTGGATGCTGGAGCGGGCGGAATCGCTGGGTCTGAGCCTGCCGCCCGGTTGGCAGGCGGAGTTCCCGCGCGATCCGAATGCGCCCTCGGTCGGCACCTGGACTGGCTGGGGCAAGCTGTTCTGGCTGCGCGCGCCGCGCGTCGTGGGGCGCGACCCCTCTGAAGGGCTGCATGAGAGCGTGGTCTTGCCCGAAGGCTCGCGCGCGATTTTCAGGCCGCGCATCCTGCGTCCCGAAATCCGTCGTCTCGCGCGCCGGTCCGAGCCTGTCTCAGAGGTCAGGCGTCATGACGAAACAGGTGGCGGTGCCGGTCGCGTAGAGGCGTCCATCCTCGGCGCCCCGGATCTCACCCCGCGCGACGCCGGTTGA
- a CDS encoding valine--tRNA ligase — MTMDKTFDAASAEPRIYAKWEEAGAFKAGANASRDETFCVMIPPPNVTGALHVGHAFNNTVQDILVRWHRMRGFDTLWQPGQDHAGIATQLMVEKELAKTGQPKRIELGREKFLEKVWEWKGEYGSTIINQLKRLGSSCDWSRNAFTMSGAPGAPEGNEGNFHDAVIKVFVDMYEKGLIYRGKRLVNWDPHFETAISDLEVENIEVAGHMWHFKYPLAGGETYTYVEKDEEGNVVFTEERDYISIATTRPETMLGDGAVAVHPSDERYAPIVGKLCEIPVGPKEHRRLIPIITDQYPDPEFGSGAVKITGAHDFNDYMVAKRGGIPMYRLMDTKGAMRADGLSYEECAARAMEISRGADFTEAEIDALNLVPEELRGLDRFEAREAVIRQITEEGLAVTTTKTVTDEDGVETETTVPYVEDKPIMQPFGDRSKVVIEPMLTDQWFVDAEQIVGKALDAVRNGDTVIMPEAGEKTYFHWLENIEPWCISRQLWWGHQIPVWYGLDMEAPDFRDDEGDGTIDLVEMGRLLVDTKMVHRDDRYHCASDFESVIGWFKAQNAELPTPLNVARIVEVEDRHKAIEVLAASLAQYEMTEDPTQLVYPVWRDADVLDTWFSSGLWPIGTLGWPEDTEEMRKYFPTDVLVTGFDILFFWVARMMMMQLAVMDQVPFHTVYLHQLVRDEKGKKMSKTTGNVIDPLEIIDAYGADALRFTNAAMAAMGGVLKLSEERIKGYRNFGTKIWNATRFAEMNGVFEGPVVTEIPQPTHTVNRWIIGETAKIREQVDEAFAAYRFNDAALGLYGFVWGKVCDWYVEFAKPLFDGEHAEETRATMRWVLDQCYTLLHPIMPFITEELWELTAPQGDRAKMLVHADWPDYKAADLVDEAADREMNWVIELIEAIRSSRTQMGVPVGLKLPMVLAEADDAARAALANNEALIFKLARIESVTEGPIPKGAISIPAQGALFGLPLEGVIDIAKEKARLEKALGKMEKEIGGMKGRLNNPKFIANADPDVVVETRENLARAEEEAEKVRQAVARLAELG, encoded by the coding sequence ATGACGATGGACAAGACTTTCGATGCCGCGAGCGCCGAGCCGCGGATCTACGCGAAATGGGAAGAGGCCGGAGCCTTCAAGGCCGGGGCCAACGCGTCGCGCGACGAGACCTTCTGCGTGATGATCCCGCCGCCCAACGTGACGGGCGCGCTGCATGTGGGCCACGCCTTCAACAACACCGTGCAGGATATCCTCGTGCGCTGGCACCGGATGCGCGGCTTCGACACGCTCTGGCAGCCGGGACAGGACCATGCGGGTATCGCGACCCAGCTGATGGTCGAGAAGGAACTGGCCAAGACCGGTCAGCCCAAGCGCATCGAACTCGGCCGTGAGAAATTCCTCGAGAAGGTCTGGGAGTGGAAAGGCGAATACGGCTCGACCATCATCAACCAGCTCAAGCGTCTGGGCTCGAGCTGCGATTGGTCGCGCAATGCCTTCACCATGTCGGGGGCTCCCGGCGCGCCGGAAGGCAACGAGGGTAACTTCCATGACGCCGTGATCAAGGTCTTCGTCGACATGTACGAGAAGGGCCTGATCTATCGCGGCAAGCGGCTGGTGAACTGGGATCCCCATTTCGAGACCGCGATCTCCGATCTCGAGGTCGAGAATATCGAAGTCGCCGGTCACATGTGGCACTTCAAATACCCGCTCGCGGGCGGCGAGACCTATACCTATGTCGAGAAGGACGAAGAGGGGAACGTCGTCTTCACGGAAGAGCGCGACTACATCTCGATCGCGACGACCCGCCCCGAGACGATGCTGGGCGACGGCGCTGTCGCGGTGCACCCGTCCGATGAGCGTTACGCGCCGATCGTCGGCAAGCTCTGCGAAATCCCGGTGGGCCCGAAAGAGCATCGCCGCCTGATCCCGATCATCACCGATCAATATCCCGATCCCGAATTCGGCTCGGGCGCGGTGAAGATCACCGGCGCGCATGACTTCAACGACTACATGGTCGCCAAACGCGGCGGCATCCCGATGTATCGCCTCATGGACACCAAGGGCGCGATGCGCGCCGACGGGCTGTCCTACGAGGAATGCGCGGCCCGCGCGATGGAGATCTCCCGCGGCGCGGATTTCACCGAGGCAGAGATCGACGCGCTCAACCTCGTGCCCGAGGAGCTGCGCGGGCTCGACCGGTTCGAGGCGCGCGAAGCCGTGATCCGTCAGATCACCGAGGAAGGCCTCGCGGTGACGACCACGAAGACCGTCACCGACGAAGACGGCGTTGAGACCGAAACCACCGTTCCGTATGTCGAAGACAAGCCGATCATGCAGCCCTTCGGTGACCGCTCGAAAGTGGTGATCGAGCCGATGCTGACCGATCAGTGGTTCGTCGATGCCGAGCAGATCGTCGGCAAGGCGCTGGACGCCGTGCGCAACGGCGACACCGTGATCATGCCCGAAGCGGGCGAGAAAACCTATTTCCACTGGCTGGAAAACATCGAGCCCTGGTGCATCTCGCGCCAGCTCTGGTGGGGCCACCAGATCCCGGTCTGGTACGGTCTGGACATGGAAGCGCCCGACTTCCGCGATGACGAAGGCGATGGCACGATCGACCTCGTGGAGATGGGCCGCCTGCTCGTCGATACGAAGATGGTGCATCGCGACGACCGCTACCACTGCGCCTCGGACTTCGAGAGCGTCATCGGCTGGTTCAAGGCGCAGAATGCCGAGCTGCCGACGCCGCTGAACGTGGCGCGCATCGTCGAGGTCGAAGACCGCCACAAGGCGATCGAAGTGCTGGCCGCGAGCCTCGCGCAATACGAGATGACCGAGGACCCGACGCAGCTCGTCTACCCGGTCTGGCGCGATGCCGATGTGCTCGACACCTGGTTCTCGTCGGGCCTCTGGCCGATCGGCACGCTGGGCTGGCCCGAGGATACCGAGGAGATGCGCAAGTATTTCCCGACCGATGTCCTCGTGACCGGCTTCGACATCCTGTTCTTCTGGGTGGCGCGGATGATGATGATGCAGCTGGCCGTGATGGATCAGGTGCCCTTCCACACCGTCTACCTGCACCAGCTCGTCCGTGACGAGAAGGGCAAGAAGATGTCGAAGACGACGGGCAACGTGATCGACCCGCTCGAGATCATCGATGCTTACGGCGCGGACGCGCTGCGCTTCACCAATGCCGCGATGGCGGCGATGGGCGGCGTGCTGAAGCTCTCGGAAGAGCGCATCAAGGGCTATCGCAACTTCGGCACGAAGATCTGGAACGCGACACGCTTCGCCGAGATGAACGGCGTGTTCGAAGGGCCGGTCGTGACCGAGATCCCGCAGCCGACGCATACGGTGAACCGCTGGATCATCGGCGAGACCGCGAAGATCCGTGAGCAGGTGGACGAGGCCTTCGCCGCATACCGCTTCAACGACGCGGCGCTGGGGCTTTACGGTTTCGTCTGGGGCAAGGTCTGCGACTGGTATGTCGAATTCGCCAAGCCCCTGTTCGATGGCGAGCATGCCGAGGAAACCCGCGCCACGATGCGTTGGGTGCTCGATCAGTGCTACACGCTGCTGCACCCGATCATGCCCTTCATCACCGAAGAGCTGTGGGAACTGACTGCGCCGCAGGGCGACCGCGCGAAGATGCTCGTCCATGCCGACTGGCCGGATTACAAAGCCGCCGATCTGGTGGACGAGGCCGCCGACCGCGAGATGAACTGGGTGATCGAACTGATCGAGGCGATCCGGTCGTCGCGCACCCAGATGGGCGTGCCGGTAGGGCTGAAACTGCCGATGGTTCTGGCCGAGGCCGATGACGCGGCGCGCGCAGCGCTCGCCAATAACGAGGCGCTGATTTTCAAGCTGGCCCGCATCGAAAGCGTCACCGAGGGACCGATCCCGAAAGGCGCGATCTCGATCCCAGCGCAGGGCGCGCTGTTCGGTCTGCCGCTGGAAGGCGTGATCGACATCGCCAAGGAGAAGGCACGTCTGGAGAAGGCTCTGGGCAAGATGGAGAAGGAAATCGGCGGCATGAAGGGCCGTCTGAACAATCCGAAATTCATCGCCAATGCCGATCCCGACGTGGTCGTGGAAACCCGCGAAAACCTCGCCCGCGCCGAGGAAGAGGCCGAGAAGGTGCGTCAGGCCGTCGCGCGTCTGGCGGAGCTGGGCTGA
- a CDS encoding MFS transporter, with product MLGKTVDRTRRGTTTGIATSVSAAGVILFALILMSGFVPRKSLVIGAISLAAVLWVAAAALFSTLREEDQPGEAKGSIGLSELSLLWKDADLGKFVIARVLLLPTALAPPYIVLLAANAGDNRFGALGAMVLASALASLVSSYIWGRLADRSSRKVLIFTGLVAAAFLALAVGLSWSGLMGTIWASPVALFGLMIGYQGVRLGRSTYLVDMSPKDDRAAYTAVSNTSVGVMLLAFGAASSALAIAGPDMVLIVYAGICVVASGVAFTMKEVSE from the coding sequence GTGCTGGGCAAGACCGTGGACCGCACGCGGCGTGGTACGACGACCGGCATCGCGACGAGCGTTTCTGCGGCCGGGGTGATCCTGTTCGCGCTGATCCTGATGAGCGGATTCGTCCCGCGGAAGAGCCTCGTGATCGGGGCGATTTCACTGGCCGCCGTGCTCTGGGTGGCGGCGGCTGCGCTGTTCTCGACGCTGCGCGAGGAAGACCAGCCGGGCGAGGCGAAGGGCAGCATTGGCCTGTCAGAGCTTAGCCTGCTGTGGAAGGATGCCGATCTTGGCAAGTTCGTGATCGCGCGGGTGCTGCTGCTGCCGACCGCGCTCGCGCCGCCCTATATCGTGCTGCTCGCCGCGAATGCCGGAGATAACCGTTTCGGCGCGCTGGGGGCGATGGTGCTGGCGTCGGCGCTGGCCTCGCTGGTGAGTTCCTATATCTGGGGGCGGCTGGCGGATCGCTCCTCGCGCAAGGTGCTGATCTTCACCGGGCTGGTCGCCGCCGCGTTCCTGGCGCTTGCGGTGGGATTGAGTTGGTCGGGGCTGATGGGCACGATCTGGGCCTCGCCGGTGGCGCTGTTCGGGCTGATGATTGGCTATCAGGGGGTGCGGCTGGGCCGCTCGACCTACCTCGTGGACATGTCGCCCAAGGACGATCGCGCGGCCTATACGGCGGTGTCGAACACGAGTGTAGGCGTGATGCTGCTGGCCTTCGGCGCGGCGAGTTCGGCGCTCGCGATAGCGGGGCCGGATATGGTGCTGATCGTCTATGCGGGGATCTGCGTGGTCGCCTCGGGCGTGGCCTTCACGATGAAGGAAGTGTCGGAGTAA
- a CDS encoding YgfZ/GcvT domain-containing protein yields the protein MAERILYEITGTDREHFLQGLVTNDVRHVKDGLVYTALLTPQGKYLADFFLLARGDAIVIDIDESIAEATIKRLGMYKLRADVAIAPSDLKVYRGTGPAPEGALTDPRHPDMGWRLYGDEVGDDGTDWDAIRVEHCIPETGIELTPDTFILEAGFAQLNGVDFRKGCYVGQEVTARMKHKTELRKGFVTVGVEGPAEPGTEITSEDRSVGRLFTRSGDRAIAYLRFGRADGELSAGEAVVTYL from the coding sequence ATGGCCGAGCGCATTCTCTACGAGATCACTGGAACGGATCGCGAGCACTTCCTGCAAGGGCTGGTGACGAACGACGTGCGCCACGTGAAAGACGGGCTGGTCTATACCGCCCTGCTGACGCCGCAGGGAAAATACCTTGCCGATTTCTTCTTGCTAGCGCGAGGCGACGCGATCGTCATCGATATCGACGAAAGCATCGCCGAGGCGACGATCAAACGACTGGGCATGTACAAGCTCCGCGCCGACGTCGCGATCGCACCCTCGGATCTGAAGGTCTACCGCGGCACAGGTCCGGCACCCGAGGGCGCGCTGACCGATCCACGCCATCCCGACATGGGCTGGCGGCTTTACGGCGACGAGGTGGGCGATGACGGCACCGATTGGGATGCGATCCGGGTCGAGCATTGCATCCCCGAGACCGGTATCGAACTGACCCCCGACACTTTCATCCTCGAAGCCGGGTTCGCTCAGCTGAATGGCGTCGATTTCCGCAAGGGCTGCTATGTCGGGCAAGAGGTCACGGCGCGGATGAAGCACAAAACAGAGCTGCGCAAAGGCTTCGTCACCGTAGGTGTCGAAGGGCCCGCGGAACCGGGTACCGAGATTACCTCCGAAGATCGCAGCGTGGGGCGTCTTTTCACGCGTTCGGGCGATCGCGCGATCGCCTATCTACGCTTCGGGCGCGCCGATGGCGAGTTGTCGGCTGGCGAGGCCGTGGTCACTTATTTATGA
- a CDS encoding DUF6280 family protein produces MRDFVDGSAFNYEQGQRARKLFAAVVLAALDDAIADDKKYGNGPEQIARWARSRDGREVLSCAGIDPNERVVRGLMEFVGKGVRTSVALSREESERRLAAISDEHEAEAA; encoded by the coding sequence ATGCGCGATTTCGTTGACGGCTCGGCCTTCAATTACGAGCAGGGCCAACGAGCCCGCAAACTGTTCGCCGCTGTGGTCCTCGCGGCCTTGGACGATGCGATTGCAGACGACAAGAAATACGGCAATGGCCCCGAGCAGATCGCCCGCTGGGCACGCTCGCGCGATGGCCGTGAAGTTCTGTCCTGCGCCGGCATCGATCCGAACGAGCGCGTCGTCCGGGGTTTGATGGAATTCGTCGGCAAGGGTGTCCGTACGTCGGTCGCGCTGTCGCGCGAAGAAAGCGAACGCCGCCTCGCCGCGATCTCGGATGAGCACGAGGCCGAAGCGGCCTGA
- a CDS encoding TolC family outer membrane protein has translation MLRKTLTWTALVAATAMAPITAGAETLADALVSAYRHSNLLEQNRAALRAADEDVAQAVANLRPVLQWTASYDYLNADATRTISQKASTTLGASMTLFDFGRNKLNVSMKKETVLATREGLRSVEQNVLLAAIQAYSDVKSASEQVAINQNSARVLNEELKASNDRFEVGEVTKTDVSLAQAQLASARASLAAAQGKLRSAREAYKAATGHYPSNLAAFPKRPSLPGSLDAARDIALRSHPSIKQLQHTVAVYDLGVDYARANRLPKITGSLGLKQEEQGIQTQSAGIEMSQTLYSGGALLSAQRQAVANDQSARAQLSQAGVTVAQNVANAWSAIDIAKAQISAYDQQITAARTAYQGVKEEALLGARTTLDVLSAEQDLLDAQAGRIDAAATLQVAYYQLLSAMGLLTVENLKLGIPTYDPAAYYNAVRTAPLTLSPQGKRLDRVLKAIGQ, from the coding sequence ATGCTGCGCAAGACACTGACATGGACCGCTTTGGTCGCGGCGACCGCCATGGCGCCGATCACGGCCGGGGCCGAGACGCTGGCCGACGCGCTGGTCTCTGCTTATCGCCATTCGAACCTGCTGGAGCAGAACCGTGCTGCGCTGCGGGCCGCGGATGAAGACGTCGCGCAAGCCGTCGCGAATCTGCGCCCGGTCCTGCAATGGACCGCGAGCTACGATTACCTCAATGCCGACGCCACGCGCACGATCTCGCAAAAAGCCTCGACCACGCTCGGCGCGTCGATGACGCTGTTCGATTTCGGCCGTAACAAGCTGAATGTCTCGATGAAGAAAGAGACCGTGCTCGCCACCCGCGAGGGGCTGCGTTCGGTCGAGCAGAACGTGCTTCTGGCAGCGATCCAGGCCTATTCGGACGTGAAGTCGGCCTCCGAGCAGGTTGCGATCAACCAGAATTCCGCGCGCGTCCTGAACGAGGAACTCAAGGCGTCGAACGACCGGTTCGAAGTGGGTGAAGTCACCAAGACCGACGTCTCGCTCGCACAGGCGCAGCTGGCTTCCGCCCGCGCGTCGCTCGCCGCGGCACAGGGCAAGCTGCGTTCCGCGCGCGAGGCCTACAAGGCCGCGACCGGGCACTACCCGAGCAATCTCGCGGCGTTCCCGAAGCGGCCCTCGCTGCCGGGCTCGCTGGATGCCGCGCGCGATATCGCCCTACGCAGCCATCCGAGCATCAAGCAACTGCAGCACACTGTTGCGGTCTATGACCTCGGCGTTGATTACGCCCGCGCCAATCGTCTGCCGAAAATCACCGGTTCGCTCGGCCTGAAGCAGGAAGAGCAGGGCATCCAGACCCAGTCCGCCGGCATCGAAATGAGCCAGACGCTCTATTCCGGCGGTGCGCTTCTCTCGGCACAGCGCCAGGCCGTGGCGAACGACCAGTCGGCCCGTGCACAACTCAGCCAGGCCGGCGTGACGGTCGCGCAGAACGTGGCCAATGCGTGGTCGGCGATCGACATCGCGAAGGCGCAGATCTCGGCTTATGACCAGCAGATCACCGCAGCGCGTACCGCCTATCAGGGCGTCAAGGAAGAGGCGCTTCTGGGCGCCCGTACCACGCTCGACGTGCTCTCGGCAGAACAGGATCTGCTTGATGCGCAGGCCGGACGGATCGACGCGGCCGCCACGCTGCAGGTAGCTTATTATCAACTTTTGTCCGCTATGGGGCTGTTGACGGTAGAAAACCTGAAGCTTGGAATTCCGACCTATGATCCCGCGGCTTATTACAATGCGGTCCGCACCGCGCCCCTTACGCTCAGCCCGCAGGGCAAGCGTCTGGATCGTGTGCTCAAGGCCATCGGCCAGTAA
- a CDS encoding protein-L-isoaspartate O-methyltransferase family protein, with protein MQDFATRRTVMVDTQVRPNDVTKFPIIAAMLHVPREQFVPAAKREAAYIGENLELAPGRVLLEPRNFAKMLDALDIQPDDLVLDVGAGLGYSSAVIARMAEAVVALEDEDMASQAEAALAEAGADNVAVVTGALTEGAAQHGPYDAILIEGAVEAIPPALIEQLKEGGRIAAIFMEGALGIARIGYKIDGAMSWRDLFNGTAPVLPGFVQPREFVL; from the coding sequence ATGCAAGATTTCGCTACGCGCCGCACCGTGATGGTCGACACGCAGGTCCGCCCCAACGACGTGACCAAATTCCCGATCATCGCGGCGATGCTGCATGTGCCGCGCGAGCAATTCGTGCCCGCGGCCAAGCGCGAAGCCGCCTATATCGGGGAAAACCTCGAACTGGCACCGGGCCGGGTTCTGCTCGAGCCGCGCAATTTCGCGAAGATGCTCGACGCGCTCGACATTCAGCCCGACGATCTGGTGCTCGATGTGGGCGCGGGGCTCGGCTATTCCTCCGCGGTGATCGCGCGGATGGCCGAGGCAGTCGTCGCGCTGGAAGACGAGGACATGGCGTCGCAGGCGGAGGCCGCGCTGGCCGAGGCCGGGGCCGACAATGTCGCCGTCGTGACCGGCGCGCTGACCGAGGGTGCGGCGCAGCACGGCCCATATGACGCAATTCTGATCGAAGGCGCAGTGGAAGCCATTCCGCCCGCGCTGATCGAGCAGCTCAAGGAAGGCGGTCGGATCGCCGCGATTTTCATGGAAGGCGCCCTCGGCATCGCTCGGATCGGCTACAAGATCGACGGAGCGATGAGCTGGCGCGACCTGTTCAATGGCACCGCACCGGTCCTTCCGGGCTTCGTGCAGCCGCGTGAATTCGTGCTCTGA
- a CDS encoding sugar kinase codes for MLDFLCIGEPLAEFTNDPATPDLFHRRLGGDTLNAAIYLARLRPDLRVGYLSRLGSDGMSRWMRDTIAQEGVEIEAIGSDADGSPGLSFIATDATGERSFTYWRDQAPARRMFGADGEEVAALGQARVLLFSGITLAILPDTARSRLLAELDALRQRGITVAYDTNYRPRLWRDRAEAAEWTERALAVTSLALPSLDDLAALWNETDPEAIMARCEKHAAGAIVLTTGGGAVLARDASGATLRVALPDPVAAVDTTAAGDSFDAALLSALQRGKTLEAAILDGARLASRVVRHPGAIIPRDAMKEEVAHHAA; via the coding sequence ATGCTGGACTTTCTCTGCATCGGCGAGCCTCTCGCCGAGTTCACAAACGACCCTGCAACGCCCGATCTGTTCCACCGCCGGCTTGGGGGCGACACGCTGAATGCGGCGATCTACCTCGCGCGGCTGCGGCCCGATCTGCGGGTGGGCTACCTTTCGCGGCTCGGTTCGGACGGGATGAGCCGCTGGATGCGCGATACGATCGCGCAGGAGGGGGTCGAAATCGAGGCAATCGGGTCCGATGCCGATGGCAGCCCGGGGCTGAGCTTCATCGCCACCGATGCCACGGGCGAGCGCAGCTTTACCTATTGGCGCGATCAGGCGCCGGCGCGCCGGATGTTCGGCGCCGACGGGGAGGAGGTCGCGGCGCTCGGTCAGGCACGCGTCCTTTTGTTCTCGGGCATCACCTTGGCGATCCTTCCCGACACGGCGCGCAGCCGTTTGCTGGCGGAGTTGGACGCGCTGCGCCAGCGCGGGATCACCGTCGCCTATGACACGAATTACCGCCCGCGGCTCTGGCGTGACCGGGCCGAGGCGGCGGAGTGGACCGAGCGCGCCTTGGCAGTGACGAGCCTCGCGCTGCCCTCGCTCGACGATCTCGCGGCGCTCTGGAACGAGACCGACCCCGAGGCGATCATGGCGCGCTGCGAGAAACACGCAGCGGGCGCCATCGTACTGACGACGGGCGGCGGCGCGGTGCTCGCGCGCGACGCATCGGGGGCGACGCTGCGCGTTGCACTGCCCGATCCCGTCGCGGCTGTCGACACGACTGCGGCAGGCGACAGTTTCGATGCCGCTCTCCTCTCGGCCCTGCAGCGCGGTAAAACGCTGGAGGCCGCAATTCTCGACGGTGCGCGTCTCGCAAGCCGAGTCGTCCGTCATCCCGGCGCGATCATCCCGCGCGATGCCATGAAAGAAGAGGTTGCACACCATGCAGCGTGA
- a CDS encoding NAD(P)-dependent oxidoreductase, whose protein sequence is MSDDAKPTPSILALIELKPADMMEAFCAAHPVTRDATAREGIEIVLTSGARGLSGEEIAEFRDLRLIAVNGVGTDAVDLDAAAARGIHVTTTPDVLSEAVAELALGLAISVRRRIGEGERLLRSGGWSNGQKPRLGQALTGCRAGILGYGRIGRALADMLRALGVDVIYHARKPHDDAPEAWRPDARTLAAESDVLFVTLSATPETRYIVDAPVLEALGSEGTLVNVARGSVVDSAALAAALHGGTLGSAALDVFEVEPVAPDGAEDGLLRAPNTLFTPHIASATNEARRAMAQLVIANIDAYLAGAPLLSPVGPA, encoded by the coding sequence ATGAGTGATGATGCCAAACCCACCCCGTCGATCCTCGCGCTGATCGAACTGAAGCCCGCCGACATGATGGAAGCGTTCTGCGCGGCGCACCCGGTCACCCGTGACGCCACAGCGCGCGAGGGCATCGAGATCGTGCTGACCAGCGGCGCGCGCGGCCTCTCCGGCGAGGAGATCGCCGAGTTTCGCGACCTGCGCCTGATCGCGGTCAATGGCGTCGGCACTGATGCGGTCGATCTGGATGCGGCGGCCGCGCGCGGCATCCATGTGACGACCACGCCCGACGTGCTGTCGGAAGCGGTGGCCGAGCTGGCGCTGGGTCTCGCTATCTCGGTGCGGCGGCGGATCGGCGAGGGCGAGCGGTTGCTTCGCTCGGGCGGCTGGTCGAACGGGCAGAAACCGCGGCTCGGTCAGGCGCTGACCGGTTGCCGTGCGGGTATTCTCGGCTATGGCCGGATCGGGCGCGCACTGGCGGATATGCTGCGCGCGCTGGGGGTTGATGTGATCTATCATGCCCGCAAGCCCCATGATGACGCCCCCGAGGCATGGCGCCCCGACGCCCGGACGCTGGCCGCCGAAAGTGACGTCCTGTTCGTCACGCTCTCGGCCACGCCTGAGACGCGGTATATTGTCGATGCGCCGGTGTTAGAGGCGCTCGGCTCCGAAGGCACCTTGGTCAATGTCGCGCGCGGCTCGGTCGTCGACAGCGCGGCGCTGGCTGCGGCCTTGCATGGCGGCACGCTCGGCTCTGCCGCGCTCGATGTATTCGAGGTCGAACCTGTCGCGCCCGATGGGGCGGAGGACGGTCTTTTGCGCGCGCCGAACACGCTTTTCACGCCACATATCGCTTCGGCCACGAACGAGGCGCGACGCGCGATGGCGCAGCTGGTGATCGCGAATATCGACGCCTATCTGGCCGGAGCCCCGCTTCTGAGCCCGGTAGGGCCCGCCTGA